The genome window GAAACACAGGTTCGGCGTGTGATGGCGCGGGATGGTCTGAGTCGCTCGGAGGCCGAGCAGCGGCTGGCCGCCCAGATGTCCATGGAGGAGAAGGCCGCAAGGGGGCAGGTGGTCATCGACAACAACGGCACCCCCGAGGAGTTGGAGCGACGGGTCGAGGAGATCTGGGCGAAACGGTTCCCATGAAAAAAGCCCCCGGTTTGCGGGGGCTTTTTGTTACCGATGGAAGCCGAGCTTCATGGATATCTCGTCGGCAGCCTTTTTGACCAGAGGTATCAATTCCTTGTCCAGCCGCTCGTCGGTAAAGCGCATGGAGGGCCCCGAAAGGCTCACCGCACCGATGATCCGCCGGGTGTAATCGCGGATCGGAGCGCCAACGCAGCGCACACCGATGTCGAGTTCTTCATTGTCCACTGCATACCCCTGCTCAACCACCTCCCTGAGGTGCTTCCTGAGGATTTCCCGGTCAGTGATGGTGTTGGGGGTGAGGGCCTTCAGGTCGCGCTGGGGGAAGAAGCTGTCCAGTTCCTCGTCGTTCATCCAGGCGATCTGGACCTTGCCGGCCGCCGTGCAGTAGGCGGGGAGGCGGGAACCGACCCGGGGGACGACCCGCACCGTCAGGTCGGTTTCCACCACATCCAGATACACGATGCTCTGGTCCTTGAGGATGGCCACATAGGCGGTTTCGTTGCACTGGTTGACGAGCCATTCAAGTATTGGCCGCGACTGGCGCAGCAGACCCATCTGCCGGATGAAGGTCTGGCCCAGTTCAAGCGTCTTGAGGCCGAGCCTGTAATTCTCCGTAACCTTGTTCTGCTCGATATATCCCCGCGACTCCAGGGTTGCCAGGAGCCGGAATACATTGTTCTTGTGCAGTTTCAGACGTTTTGACAGTTCGGTCACGCCCAGCTCGTCCACATCGTCGTGGAACTGTTCCAGAAGATCAAGGGCGTGATCGACTGCCTGGATGATGTATTCGGATTTGTCCTTCTTCGCCATCTTAATCCCTCTTCTCATGAAAAGATGAACGTATCAACTTAAGTCGGAAACGTACGGAAGTCAAGACAATCAATCCGGGCATGACATCCGACTCTTCACACGAAAGCCTGAACTCACTGGAAAATAATCCCAGAAACGATAGAATATTGTTTTATAATTGTCAAGGCGGAATATTTTCCCTATAGTCGGATCACGGCATGGCCACAGGAACCATGCGGGTTCTTGCCGGCAACTCAACGCTGGACGATTGTTTTTCCACGGCGGTGACAGGTTGCTGAGCCGCTTCAGGTTGTTTTATTTTCAGGAGGAGGCAATGCTCCATCTGCGCAAGAAGATTCTCGTGGCCATCGACGGCTCTCCCCTGTCGGACAAGGCGGCCGAGGAGGCGGTCAGGATGGCGGCGGGCAATCCAAGCCAGTTTAAAAGCAAGATTTACGCCATGCTTGTTTTGCCCAACGCCCCCCGCAGCACGTTCACCGACTTCGTTCCTCCTCCTCCCATCACGGAAACGCCCGATTGGGAAGAGCTTCGGCAACGGGTGTTCTATGTGATAGAAAAGAATGCCCGGGAGGCGGACATCCCCCTTGAGATCCGGGTGGTGTATGGTGAACCGGCGGAAGAACTCGTCACATTCGCCGACAAGGAGCAGATCGATGTGATCGTGCTCGGCAGTTCGGGCAAGGGGTTCCTGAAGCGGCAGTTGCTGGGCAGCGTCTCCCACAAGGTGGTCAAGACCGCCTCCTGCTCGGTCTACATTGTCAAGGGGTAGCCATGGTCCGACCGGTTCGTGTCCCACGGCGTCCCTGGTCGTTCGACCTGCGCGATCGACAAAATATGTCCTTGCCCTGCGGATTTTCCCGGTGATTGCCTGGATCAGGCAGGTTCAAGCGGGGGAGGTTTCACGGCGGAGGTACTGGAGGATTTCCCTGAGGCTTCCAATGATGATCCGTTCGTCCCGTGGGAACTCCTCCGGCGAGAGTTCCAGGGTGAGCGTCTCGGCGTAGTCGGTGCTCCTCAGGTGGTTGAGGAAGCGGGTGAGCGGCAGGATGCCGCGGCCGGGGACCAGGTGTTCCCGGCCGTGGCCATAGTCGGAGAAGTGAATGTTCCTGATGCGGCCCGAGTTGTAGCAGTGGTAGAAGTCGTTGATGAAGTTGGCCTTGCCCGATCCCATGTGGGTGGTGTCGAAGGTCATGTAGAGATTGCGCTCCTGGATGAATTCGATCAGTTTCTCGGTGCTCGAGAGGATGTGCGGGTTCACCCGGAAGCGGGTTCCCACCCACGGCATGTTTTCCAGGGTCACGATGACAGTTTCTCGCCCCACCTCCTTCTGGAAATCCATCACCCGGTAGAGCCAGCGCCAGAAACCGATCTCGCATCCCATCCACGAGGG of Geobacter anodireducens contains these proteins:
- a CDS encoding universal stress protein: MLHLRKKILVAIDGSPLSDKAAEEAVRMAAGNPSQFKSKIYAMLVLPNAPRSTFTDFVPPPPITETPDWEELRQRVFYVIEKNAREADIPLEIRVVYGEPAEELVTFADKEQIDVIVLGSSGKGFLKRQLLGSVSHKVVKTASCSVYIVKG
- a CDS encoding TIM alpha/beta-barrel protein, whose translation is MRISLSTGTLFTFPLGKVMRIAREAGFDGVELIINQDFQKVNCRKLIEELTEILPINSIHAPFMPLDGWGGPVDSLERCVELAAGAGIPLVNFHPPSWMGCEIGFWRWLYRVMDFQKEVGRETVIVTLENMPWVGTRFRVNPHILSSTEKLIEFIQERNLYMTFDTTHMGSGKANFINDFYHCYNSGRIRNIHFSDYGHGREHLVPGRGILPLTRFLNHLRSTDYAETLTLELSPEEFPRDERIIIGSLREILQYLRRETSPA
- a CDS encoding IclR family transcriptional regulator; translation: MAKKDKSEYIIQAVDHALDLLEQFHDDVDELGVTELSKRLKLHKNNVFRLLATLESRGYIEQNKVTENYRLGLKTLELGQTFIRQMGLLRQSRPILEWLVNQCNETAYVAILKDQSIVYLDVVETDLTVRVVPRVGSRLPAYCTAAGKVQIAWMNDEELDSFFPQRDLKALTPNTITDREILRKHLREVVEQGYAVDNEELDIGVRCVGAPIRDYTRRIIGAVSLSGPSMRFTDERLDKELIPLVKKAADEISMKLGFHR